Proteins from one Halopseudomonas pelagia genomic window:
- a CDS encoding DUF808 domain-containing protein, giving the protein MASSLLALIDDIATILDDVSIMTKIAAKKTAGVLGDDLALNAQQVTGVKPVRELPVVMAVFKGSLRNKLILVPAALLISAFIPWAVTPLLMLGGAFLCYEGFEKLAHRFLHDDAQKHAETVRALADPHVDMVAFEKNKISGAVRTDFILSAEIIAITLGTVADAPFLQQVLVLSGIALIMTIGVYGLVASIVKLDDLGLLLSQKTSALVKSIGNAILFIAPWLMKTLSVVGTAAMFMVGGGILTHGFGAVHHAILTSAEFTLALPYIGSVLGGLVPTLLDALFGILAGAVILGAVTLAGRVFGKEGHEKAE; this is encoded by the coding sequence GTGGCTTCCAGTCTGCTTGCGCTAATCGACGATATTGCCACCATTCTCGACGACGTCTCGATCATGACCAAAATCGCCGCCAAGAAAACCGCTGGCGTGCTGGGTGATGACCTTGCGCTTAACGCGCAGCAGGTGACCGGTGTTAAACCAGTCCGAGAATTGCCGGTGGTGATGGCCGTGTTCAAAGGCTCCTTGCGCAACAAGTTGATCCTTGTGCCGGCTGCGCTATTGATCAGTGCATTCATTCCCTGGGCGGTAACGCCATTATTGATGCTGGGCGGCGCGTTCCTTTGCTACGAAGGCTTCGAGAAACTGGCACACCGGTTTCTGCATGATGATGCGCAGAAGCATGCCGAAACGGTCCGAGCGCTGGCTGATCCGCACGTGGATATGGTGGCTTTCGAGAAGAACAAAATCAGCGGGGCGGTAAGAACCGACTTCATCCTGTCTGCAGAAATTATCGCGATCACGCTAGGCACAGTGGCCGACGCGCCATTCCTGCAGCAGGTCCTGGTACTGTCAGGCATTGCATTGATCATGACCATTGGCGTGTACGGACTGGTTGCCAGCATTGTAAAGCTGGACGATCTCGGTCTGCTGTTGAGCCAGAAGACCAGTGCCCTGGTAAAGAGTATTGGCAACGCCATACTCTTTATCGCGCCCTGGTTGATGAAAACCCTGTCAGTTGTCGGCACGGCAGCTATGTTCATGGTCGGTGGCGGCATTCTTACCCACGGCTTCGGTGCTGTGCATCATGCAATTCTAACCAGTGCCGAGTTTACCCTGGCGCTGCCTTATATTGGCTCGGTGTTGGGCGGGTTGGTGCCAACGCTCCTCGATGCGCTGTTCGGCATACTGGCGGGCGCGGTGATCCTCGGCGCCGTGACATTGGCTGGCCGTGTTTTCGGAAAAGAAGGGCATGAGAAGGCGGAATAA
- a CDS encoding GFA family protein — MTLSGQCQCGAIRYQLTGTPQTVALCHCRDCQRSAGAPMVTWAMYPEASLTVTQGEPKTINSSGTAMRSFCANCGSGLFYRNEEFLPGIVDVQTATLDDPEALPPEITIQTAERMNWMQHMNELPEFERFPE; from the coding sequence GTGACCCTTTCTGGACAATGCCAATGCGGCGCCATTCGCTACCAACTGACCGGCACGCCACAAACCGTAGCGCTATGTCACTGCCGTGACTGCCAACGCAGCGCCGGCGCACCCATGGTGACCTGGGCCATGTACCCCGAGGCCTCCCTTACCGTGACACAAGGGGAGCCGAAAACCATCAACTCATCCGGCACCGCCATGCGCAGCTTCTGCGCCAACTGCGGGAGCGGACTGTTCTATCGCAATGAAGAGTTCCTGCCTGGGATTGTGGATGTGCAGACGGCGACACTGGACGATCCAGAAGCTTTGCCTCCCGAGATAACAATACAGACGGCTGAGCGAATGAACTGGATGCAGCATATGAATGAGCTGCCGGAGTTTGAGCGGTTTCCGGAATAG
- a CDS encoding L-serine ammonia-lyase has product MFISVLDLFKIGIGPSSSHTVGPMVAAHEFIGRIKEHAFDEESLQGATLRCTLKGSLAYTGKGHSTDRAVALGLHGYLPADLVETDVQALVTQLWRSQQIELDPNRALLFSPARDVIFDTGKPLPQHSNGMVFEVIDRDGKPLLAETYFSIGGGFINTLAEIDQLQAPLKFAAVDSSTYPFDSARSLLALADKHQLSVARMKYINELEHLDESDLIAGLDDIWRAMRTCIAGGLATDGVLPGGLDIPRRAKSLYEGIKSKPETANINDWLCAYAMAVNEENAAGNMVVTAPTNGAAGVIPAVLYYFVTHEQGTQQQVRDFLLTASAIGGLIKQRSSISGAEVGCQGEVGSAAAMAAAGLCEVRGGNARQVENAAEIALEHHLGMTCDPVKGLVQVPCIERNGFGAIKAYAAASLALRGDGKHFMPLDNCIEAMRKTGLEMSYKYKETSLGGLAVSITEC; this is encoded by the coding sequence ATGTTTATCAGCGTGCTGGATCTGTTCAAAATAGGTATCGGGCCATCGAGTTCCCATACGGTCGGGCCTATGGTTGCCGCCCATGAGTTTATCGGTCGTATAAAAGAGCATGCGTTTGATGAAGAGAGCCTGCAAGGTGCCACCCTCCGCTGCACGCTCAAAGGGTCATTGGCCTACACCGGTAAAGGCCATTCGACTGACCGGGCTGTTGCCCTGGGCTTGCACGGTTACCTTCCGGCCGATCTTGTCGAAACTGATGTACAGGCGCTGGTGACTCAACTCTGGCGAAGCCAACAGATCGAGCTGGACCCGAATCGAGCACTCTTGTTCAGTCCCGCTCGGGATGTAATCTTTGACACAGGCAAACCGTTGCCACAGCACAGCAACGGTATGGTATTCGAGGTGATAGACCGTGATGGCAAGCCGCTGCTTGCGGAAACCTATTTCTCTATCGGTGGCGGCTTCATCAACACTCTGGCTGAAATTGACCAGCTGCAGGCTCCGCTGAAATTCGCAGCAGTCGATTCTTCAACTTATCCCTTTGATTCAGCCAGATCCTTGCTTGCGCTGGCTGACAAGCATCAGCTTTCCGTCGCTCGCATGAAGTACATTAACGAGCTTGAGCATCTTGATGAAAGCGACCTCATTGCAGGGCTGGATGACATCTGGCGCGCCATGCGGACCTGTATCGCGGGTGGCTTGGCTACAGATGGCGTGCTGCCGGGTGGGCTGGATATTCCTCGGCGAGCGAAGTCGCTTTACGAGGGCATAAAGAGCAAACCGGAAACGGCGAACATCAATGACTGGCTGTGTGCGTATGCCATGGCTGTCAACGAGGAAAACGCTGCCGGCAATATGGTGGTGACAGCGCCCACCAATGGGGCGGCCGGCGTGATACCGGCGGTGCTGTATTACTTTGTGACCCACGAACAGGGGACGCAGCAACAGGTGAGGGACTTTCTGCTGACGGCCAGTGCGATTGGTGGCCTGATCAAGCAGCGCAGCTCGATCTCAGGCGCCGAGGTTGGCTGCCAGGGTGAGGTCGGTTCCGCCGCTGCCATGGCCGCCGCTGGCTTATGTGAAGTGCGTGGCGGCAATGCCCGGCAGGTAGAGAATGCCGCGGAGATTGCGCTGGAGCACCATCTAGGCATGACCTGCGATCCGGTAAAGGGGCTGGTGCAGGTGCCCTGTATCGAACGCAACGGCTTTGGCGCCATCAAGGCCTATGCGGCCGCCTCGCTGGCGCTGCGCGGTGACGGCAAGCACTTTATGCCGCTGGATAATTGCATCGAGGCAATGCGAAAAACCGGGCTGGAAATGTCCTACAAATACAAGGAAACATCCCTGGGCGGGCTCGCGGTCAGCATTACGGAATGCTGA
- a CDS encoding SDR family oxidoreductase translates to MSKVTLVTGSSRGLGRNTALNIARQGGDVIVTYHSRSEEANAVVAEIEALGRKAVALQLDTGAVSSFPAFVERLQGVLREVWQRDRLDALVNNAGQGEFALIADTTEAQFDALMNVHVKGVFFLTQKLLPLIEDGGRIINLSSGLTRVTLPGFGAYSAMKGAVEVLSRYLAKELGSRGITVNTVAPGAIETDFMGGAVRDNQDMNRTCADMTALGRVGVPDDIGPMIASLLSENNRWINAQRIEVSGGQGI, encoded by the coding sequence ATGTCTAAAGTTACACTCGTTACCGGTTCAAGCCGCGGGCTTGGCCGCAATACTGCACTGAACATTGCCCGCCAGGGCGGCGATGTGATCGTTACCTATCACAGCCGTAGCGAAGAGGCGAACGCGGTGGTGGCGGAAATTGAAGCGCTGGGCCGCAAGGCCGTTGCCTTGCAGCTGGATACCGGCGCGGTCAGCTCGTTTCCCGCTTTTGTTGAGCGGTTGCAAGGCGTGTTGCGGGAGGTGTGGCAGCGCGACCGGCTGGATGCCCTGGTCAATAACGCCGGGCAGGGTGAGTTCGCACTGATAGCAGACACCACTGAAGCTCAGTTTGATGCCCTGATGAACGTGCATGTAAAAGGGGTTTTTTTCCTTACCCAGAAGTTGCTTCCGTTGATTGAAGATGGCGGTCGCATCATCAACCTGTCATCGGGATTGACGCGCGTCACCCTGCCTGGCTTCGGCGCCTATTCCGCGATGAAGGGCGCGGTCGAGGTGCTCAGCAGGTATCTGGCAAAAGAGTTGGGTAGCCGCGGCATCACCGTTAATACCGTCGCGCCGGGCGCCATCGAGACTGACTTTATGGGCGGTGCCGTACGCGATAATCAGGACATGAACCGGACCTGTGCCGATATGACCGCGCTGGGTCGTGTAGGGGTGCCGGATGATATCGGCCCGATGATCGCCAGCCTGTTATCCGAGAATAATCGTTGGATTAACGCTCAGCGAATCGAGGTTTCCGGCGGGCAGGGTATCTAA
- a CDS encoding DUF3135 domain-containing protein codes for MTEQPTRLPSFDELKIMALEQPQALENLRKLLIAELIASAPECRRRRLEGLAFVIEAERRKARNPMQACIKISRMMLDSLVELNASLDLRRASTPPDQPPTATVIPFDKHHRSLQ; via the coding sequence ATGACCGAGCAACCAACCAGATTACCCAGCTTTGACGAACTGAAAATCATGGCGCTGGAACAACCGCAGGCGCTTGAGAATCTGCGCAAGCTACTGATCGCCGAGTTGATCGCAAGCGCTCCGGAATGCCGACGCCGACGGCTGGAGGGTCTGGCATTCGTGATCGAGGCAGAGCGGCGCAAGGCGCGCAACCCAATGCAAGCCTGCATCAAAATCTCTCGAATGATGCTTGATTCGCTGGTCGAGCTGAATGCGAGTCTGGATCTGCGCAGAGCTTCCACCCCTCCAGATCAGCCCCCGACCGCGACGGTTATACCGTTCGACAAACACCACCGTTCGCTGCAATGA
- a CDS encoding FUSC family protein, with protein sequence MRKRFRNLLRILLSSYVTTGISAGLGLLIIAASVFFLFGPLAASVATVGAIVCIPPDRASPRRNKFFHLLPAAVIGLPLFACVQILHDQPLYLGLLLVPATFMAFLAGAWGKQGVPIVISIMFAMIFSMAVPSQSHGVSLLVTCGYFALGATAYLLYATASNTLLNDRYRAQVLGEIFLSMGALMRIQGSRFGAALGQYPAPQPGELMHKQAELADELQAARNILLESPRQPRRQQLAAMLINLLELRDHLLASELDLDAAAANPDCAVTLDQLGQIIGQLAKAVENMGDALLRGGTPPSFTDRRSELADLNWNVAGNAQPGTDFPPVWMLLRGLINRVGNINDEIVKLNRLARGEAEPDLALVRTAWKLFVSPTAWSWRPFLLLWRWDAPPLRHALRAALAVGTGYCFSLALPWATHGYWILLTIVVVLRGSLSQTLERRDARVAGTVLGCILAAGLLVMNPPLLLLMIIVPVAQAISHSFAIKRYLITSVSATVLSLTLAHLLSSGSNLEFHVLERLGDTLIGAGIAWAFSYVLPSWERGQIVALVNRAVLAQAQHAKIALSRSQLQAIDDEFELEWRLARKEAFDSLSALVQATRRSLSEPRAVRPALESLEQLLARGHQLLAQLTAVKSLLIRRGHLEHDDISEPMHIAAQKIDAALTAPHSDALPDAPVYKAWPIENSAADSLDYDLKPLILRRLNLSVDIAIKLREDADRALAIRSAENRQAIEDKA encoded by the coding sequence ATGCGCAAACGCTTTAGAAACCTTCTTCGTATCCTTCTTAGCTCCTACGTCACCACCGGCATTTCCGCCGGCCTTGGGCTGCTGATAATAGCGGCGTCGGTGTTTTTCCTTTTTGGGCCATTGGCTGCATCGGTCGCCACGGTGGGGGCAATCGTCTGTATTCCGCCGGACCGCGCCTCACCCCGTCGCAACAAGTTCTTCCATCTGCTGCCCGCGGCGGTGATCGGTTTACCGCTGTTTGCTTGCGTGCAGATATTGCACGACCAGCCGCTGTATCTCGGCTTGCTGCTGGTTCCCGCGACGTTCATGGCCTTTCTGGCTGGCGCATGGGGCAAGCAGGGTGTGCCGATTGTCATCTCGATCATGTTCGCGATGATCTTTTCCATGGCGGTGCCAAGCCAGAGTCATGGAGTGTCCCTGCTGGTCACCTGTGGGTATTTTGCGCTGGGTGCGACGGCCTATCTGCTGTATGCCACCGCGTCCAATACACTGCTGAACGACCGCTATCGCGCACAGGTATTGGGTGAGATCTTTCTGTCGATGGGTGCGCTGATGCGCATACAGGGTAGCCGGTTCGGCGCCGCACTGGGTCAGTATCCCGCTCCCCAGCCGGGCGAGTTGATGCACAAGCAGGCGGAACTGGCAGACGAGCTGCAGGCCGCGCGCAATATCCTGCTCGAGTCGCCGCGTCAGCCGCGCCGGCAACAACTGGCGGCGATGCTGATCAACCTGCTGGAGCTGCGCGATCATCTGCTGGCCAGCGAGCTGGATCTGGATGCCGCTGCAGCCAACCCGGATTGTGCGGTCACGCTCGATCAACTGGGCCAGATAATCGGTCAGTTGGCAAAAGCGGTGGAGAACATGGGCGACGCTCTGCTGCGAGGTGGCACACCGCCCAGCTTTACCGACCGGCGTTCGGAACTGGCGGACCTGAACTGGAACGTTGCGGGCAACGCACAGCCTGGTACCGATTTTCCGCCCGTGTGGATGCTGCTGCGCGGGTTGATCAACCGCGTCGGCAACATCAATGACGAGATAGTCAAGTTGAACCGCCTGGCTCGGGGTGAAGCAGAGCCGGATCTGGCTCTGGTCCGCACGGCCTGGAAGCTGTTTGTCAGCCCCACCGCGTGGTCGTGGCGGCCGTTTCTGTTGCTGTGGCGCTGGGATGCGCCGCCGTTGCGCCATGCCTTGCGTGCCGCCCTGGCCGTCGGGACCGGCTATTGCTTTTCCCTAGCCTTGCCGTGGGCAACCCATGGCTACTGGATTCTGCTGACTATCGTCGTGGTGTTGCGCGGCAGCCTGTCGCAAACGCTGGAGCGCCGCGACGCCCGGGTGGCCGGCACCGTGCTCGGCTGTATTCTGGCCGCCGGCCTGTTGGTCATGAATCCGCCGCTGCTGTTGCTGATGATCATTGTTCCCGTGGCCCAGGCAATATCGCATTCCTTCGCCATCAAGCGCTATCTGATCACCTCGGTGTCCGCCACAGTGCTGAGCCTGACCCTCGCGCATTTGCTCAGCTCTGGCTCCAACCTGGAGTTTCATGTGCTCGAGCGGTTGGGCGATACCCTGATAGGCGCGGGTATAGCATGGGCGTTCAGCTATGTGCTGCCCTCCTGGGAGCGCGGGCAGATTGTGGCACTGGTCAATCGGGCTGTGCTGGCGCAGGCGCAACACGCCAAGATCGCCCTGAGCCGGAGCCAGTTGCAGGCGATCGATGATGAATTTGAGCTGGAATGGCGGCTCGCGCGCAAGGAAGCCTTCGACAGTCTGTCGGCACTGGTACAGGCGACACGTCGATCACTGTCAGAGCCGAGGGCCGTGCGCCCGGCGCTGGAATCACTCGAACAGCTGCTTGCCAGGGGCCATCAGCTGCTTGCGCAACTGACTGCGGTAAAAAGCCTGCTTATTCGTCGCGGGCATCTGGAGCATGACGATATAAGCGAGCCGATGCACATCGCAGCACAGAAAATCGACGCAGCCCTGACCGCACCCCATTCAGATGCGCTGCCGGATGCACCGGTTTATAAAGCCTGGCCTATTGAAAACTCAGCTGCCGATTCACTTGATTACGATCTGAAACCCTTGATTCTGCGGCGCTTGAATCTGTCTGTGGATATTGCCATCAAGCTGCGCGAGGATGCGGATAGAGCGTTGGCGATCAGGAGTGCTGAAAATCGCCAGGCTATCGAGGATAAAGCGTAA
- a CDS encoding PQQ-dependent sugar dehydrogenase, which produces MVPFRHSLIFLATLGLLTACDNQSNPGNPDQPPAPTTEAQAAPAESSSTAADTDSAEAMAASDPSEVESTDSGTPFTVAEITRFESPWAMTFLPDGRLLVTEMAGNLRLHDLETGETGNIGGVPEVVHAGQGGLGDVLLHPQFEDNQQVYLSYAEAGDGGSGAAVALARLVLDENGGGELEDLKVIWRQTPKMSGDGHFGHRLAFDDEGMLWISSSERQEFDPAQDMTGNLGKMVRLNDDGSVPDDNPFTDQGEVAAQVWSLGHRNILGMAFDADGQLWAHEMGPQGGDELNLIEKGANYGYPIVSNGEHYDGRPIPDHDTRPEFEAPAISWTPVISPAGFIIYDGDLFPEWKGSGFIGGLSSLGLVRVEFDGESAQEAERFDLQRRVREVEQGPEGAIWLLEDGKRGGNGTLLKLTPQE; this is translated from the coding sequence ATGGTCCCTTTCAGACATTCCCTGATCTTTCTAGCAACCCTCGGGCTATTGACCGCCTGCGACAATCAATCGAACCCAGGTAACCCTGATCAGCCTCCCGCGCCGACCACTGAAGCCCAAGCGGCCCCGGCAGAGTCGTCCTCTACTGCTGCCGATACGGACTCAGCTGAAGCGATGGCGGCATCTGATCCGAGCGAGGTGGAATCAACCGACTCCGGTACTCCTTTTACGGTGGCCGAGATCACCCGGTTCGAGTCACCCTGGGCCATGACATTCCTGCCAGATGGTCGGCTCCTGGTAACAGAGATGGCGGGTAACCTGCGTCTGCATGACCTGGAGACAGGTGAAACCGGGAACATCGGCGGCGTACCCGAGGTCGTTCATGCCGGGCAGGGTGGACTGGGTGATGTGCTATTGCACCCGCAATTTGAAGATAACCAGCAGGTCTATCTCAGCTATGCCGAGGCTGGAGACGGTGGTTCTGGCGCAGCGGTAGCCCTGGCCCGGCTGGTATTGGACGAGAATGGCGGCGGCGAGCTTGAAGATCTCAAGGTGATCTGGCGGCAAACGCCGAAGATGTCTGGCGATGGCCATTTCGGCCACCGCCTTGCGTTTGATGATGAAGGAATGCTGTGGATCAGCTCCAGCGAGCGGCAGGAGTTCGACCCGGCGCAGGACATGACTGGCAACTTGGGCAAGATGGTCAGGTTGAACGACGATGGCAGCGTACCTGATGATAACCCCTTCACCGATCAGGGCGAGGTGGCGGCGCAGGTCTGGTCTTTGGGCCACCGTAATATTCTTGGAATGGCTTTCGATGCAGACGGCCAGTTGTGGGCCCATGAAATGGGTCCGCAAGGTGGCGATGAGCTGAACCTGATCGAAAAGGGTGCCAATTACGGCTACCCAATCGTATCCAACGGCGAGCACTACGACGGCAGGCCCATCCCCGATCACGACACTCGTCCAGAGTTTGAAGCGCCCGCTATCAGCTGGACGCCGGTGATCTCGCCGGCAGGCTTCATCATCTATGACGGGGATCTTTTCCCGGAGTGGAAGGGTAGCGGCTTTATCGGTGGCCTCTCGTCTCTCGGCCTGGTACGTGTTGAATTCGACGGGGAAAGCGCCCAGGAGGCAGAACGTTTTGACCTGCAGCGACGCGTGCGCGAGGTTGAGCAAGGTCCGGAGGGTGCGATCTGGCTGTTGGAAGATGGCAAGCGTGGAGGTAACGGTACGCTGCTGAAGTTGACGCCGCAGGAGTAG
- a CDS encoding AraC family transcriptional regulator, protein MNTLLLNAVDRYGAAHAEANGMAFTPFDGLSTMRLTAPNELQHSIQKPLVCLVLQGAKQVTIGKEPLELRPGNSMLISADLPAVSQIVTASEQKPYLAIALELDLSVLTDLTTTMEAAPTPNVPVVQTKPTQKELITTALRMMELLEKPESIPILQAQLVREMHYWLLVGEHGPAIRRLGWPDAHVRRVARAVSVLRTDYAKSITVEQLASSAGMSPSSFFNHFRKVTTLSPLQFQKKLRLIEARRLMLCEGSTASHAAFTVGYESVSQFTREYRRMFGLPPAQETQEVKRKAHAG, encoded by the coding sequence ATGAATACTCTCTTACTCAATGCAGTCGATCGCTACGGTGCGGCACACGCCGAGGCAAACGGCATGGCGTTCACTCCGTTCGACGGCCTGAGCACCATGCGACTGACTGCGCCGAATGAGCTGCAGCATTCGATTCAAAAGCCGCTGGTGTGTCTGGTATTGCAGGGTGCCAAGCAGGTCACCATCGGCAAGGAGCCCCTGGAGCTGAGGCCCGGCAATTCGATGCTGATCTCTGCGGATCTCCCAGCCGTCAGCCAGATAGTAACGGCAAGCGAGCAGAAGCCATATCTGGCCATTGCACTGGAGCTGGACCTGTCCGTATTAACTGATCTGACCACTACCATGGAAGCCGCTCCCACCCCAAACGTACCTGTGGTACAGACCAAACCAACGCAGAAGGAGTTGATCACCACTGCGCTGCGCATGATGGAGTTGCTGGAAAAACCCGAATCCATACCCATTTTGCAGGCGCAGCTGGTGCGCGAAATGCACTACTGGCTACTGGTAGGAGAACACGGGCCCGCGATCAGACGCCTGGGCTGGCCGGACGCGCATGTTCGTCGTGTGGCACGCGCGGTCTCGGTTCTGCGTACCGATTATGCGAAATCGATTACGGTCGAGCAGCTCGCCTCCTCTGCGGGAATGAGCCCCTCCTCCTTCTTCAATCATTTCCGCAAGGTCACCACCCTCTCGCCGCTGCAGTTTCAGAAGAAGCTGCGCCTGATCGAAGCGCGTCGCCTGATGCTCTGCGAAGGCTCTACTGCAAGCCATGCCGCCTTTACCGTGGGCTATGAAAGCGTGTCCCAATTTACCCGCGAGTACCGCAGAATGTTTGGCCTGCCCCCTGCCCAGGAAACCCAGGAGGTCAAACGCAAGGCCCACGCAGGCTAA
- a CDS encoding mechanosensitive ion channel family protein: MAKDDPQVPLDLPALSLEEGAEAVGSWAQAHLFTSGTLIEAVLLTGILLFAVMLRRLTMPRVDAMLAREALLPGMRYTLRRLLLIGTTGAAALLTWIAHGAATRMGLEGELLRIGANLLTAWVVIRLLTSLLRQPGWAKLLAAIVWFVAALAILGWLQGFRDLLNAIAFNVGDVRLSLMGFVNGILVLTIFIWLSSLLARLVDSRLVYLEGVTPAARVLIGKVLRIVLYLVAVVVALTFVGVNLTALAVFSGALGIGLGFGLQKVVSNLFSGIILLLDRSLKPGDVIETSDAYGWIKHMGARYTTVATRDGKEYLIPNETLITEQVINWSYSDTAVRVKIKVGISYRSDVHKAIELMTEAALTQPRVLSDEIHTPQAHLVDFGDSSVDFELRVWISDPQQGLVNVASKIRLAIWDLFHQHDIEFPFPQRDLHIVSAEGLPGLKRDAEERPGPAD; this comes from the coding sequence ATGGCAAAAGACGATCCGCAGGTACCTTTAGACCTTCCAGCCCTTTCCCTCGAAGAAGGTGCCGAGGCCGTTGGTAGCTGGGCACAAGCCCATCTTTTCACCAGCGGCACCCTGATTGAAGCCGTGCTGCTGACAGGCATTTTGCTCTTTGCAGTGATGCTGCGCCGGCTGACAATGCCGCGCGTGGACGCCATGTTGGCGCGCGAAGCCCTGTTGCCTGGCATGCGTTACACCTTGCGCCGCTTGCTGTTGATCGGCACCACCGGCGCGGCCGCGTTGCTGACCTGGATTGCCCATGGCGCAGCGACGAGGATGGGCCTTGAAGGCGAACTGCTACGCATTGGAGCCAATCTGCTGACTGCCTGGGTGGTCATACGCCTGCTTACCAGTTTGCTGCGCCAACCTGGTTGGGCGAAGTTGCTCGCTGCCATCGTCTGGTTTGTCGCTGCGCTGGCCATTCTCGGTTGGCTGCAGGGCTTCCGTGATCTGCTCAATGCAATTGCTTTCAACGTCGGCGATGTGCGCCTGTCGCTGATGGGTTTCGTCAACGGCATTCTGGTGTTGACGATCTTTATCTGGCTCTCCAGCCTGCTGGCCCGGCTGGTCGACAGCCGTCTGGTGTATCTGGAGGGCGTGACGCCAGCAGCCAGGGTGCTGATCGGCAAGGTATTGCGCATCGTTCTTTATCTGGTCGCTGTGGTGGTCGCGCTGACCTTTGTTGGTGTGAATCTGACCGCCCTGGCAGTTTTTTCCGGCGCCCTGGGCATCGGTCTTGGCTTCGGTTTGCAGAAGGTGGTGTCCAACCTGTTCAGTGGCATTATTCTGCTGCTGGATCGCTCCCTGAAACCGGGTGACGTGATCGAAACGAGTGACGCCTACGGCTGGATCAAGCACATGGGCGCCCGTTATACGACGGTGGCGACGCGCGACGGCAAGGAATACCTGATTCCCAATGAAACACTGATTACCGAGCAGGTGATCAACTGGAGTTATTCCGACACCGCAGTACGGGTGAAAATCAAGGTTGGCATCTCCTACCGCTCGGATGTGCACAAGGCCATCGAGCTGATGACCGAAGCCGCACTGACCCAGCCCCGGGTACTCAGCGACGAGATACATACGCCCCAAGCCCACCTGGTCGATTTCGGCGACTCTTCAGTGGATTTTGAACTGCGCGTCTGGATCAGCGACCCTCAGCAAGGTTTGGTAAACGTGGCCAGCAAGATACGCCTGGCCATTTGGGACCTGTTCCACCAACACGATATCGAGTTTCCGTTCCCACAGCGGGATCTGCATATCGTCTCGGCCGAGGGCCTGCCCGGCCTCAAGCGCGATGCGGAGGAACGCCCCGGGCCAGCAGATTGA
- a CDS encoding GGDEF domain-containing protein: MIAHTPTIFASVAWVAMIMAFCLLVVGRFNQRDGLLTVGAGLLAHALAYVCFTLFGHASLWVTYAVPNSLLSVAVAFYTASIFRIAEHRVPWLWLFSLPLCQIVLLTLLLNTLEPRTLVASGILMIQCAFIIRWAAHFAQPGGRAHILLIVGAGISLIGVLIRVVSIVGGSAVEMRYDVSNLRQSISISLGTVTVMMLSLGLVLMSKERSEAALKYLALRDALTGIPNRRAILEELEREVERARRTDTRLAIVIIDLDHFKSINDQHGHLAGDEVLRHCVEQMKKRLRQTDSLGRYGGEEFLLLMPGATVEGAMTAVEDLRQAISDNPTLFGQQCIPQSFSAGVWVGVPSATDDGNSLIAQADAALYECKATGRNTVRLAGGKLVDASATAAVTT, from the coding sequence ATGATTGCTCACACGCCAACCATCTTCGCCTCGGTGGCCTGGGTGGCTATGATCATGGCCTTTTGTCTGCTGGTTGTCGGCCGCTTCAACCAGCGCGATGGCCTGCTGACAGTGGGGGCCGGGTTGCTGGCACACGCACTGGCCTACGTCTGTTTTACCCTATTCGGTCATGCCTCCCTGTGGGTAACCTATGCCGTGCCCAATTCGCTGCTTTCGGTCGCAGTGGCCTTCTACACAGCGAGTATTTTCCGTATTGCCGAGCACCGCGTTCCCTGGCTCTGGCTGTTCAGCCTGCCGCTCTGCCAGATAGTCCTGCTTACTCTGCTGCTCAATACGCTGGAGCCGCGCACTCTGGTGGCCTCTGGAATACTCATGATCCAGTGCGCGTTCATCATCCGCTGGGCAGCACACTTCGCCCAGCCGGGCGGGCGCGCTCATATTCTGCTGATCGTCGGCGCGGGGATCAGTCTGATAGGCGTCCTCATCCGGGTGGTGTCCATTGTCGGGGGCAGCGCAGTGGAAATGCGCTATGACGTCAGTAACCTCAGGCAATCGATATCTATCAGCCTCGGCACGGTGACAGTGATGATGCTGTCGCTGGGGTTGGTGCTGATGTCCAAGGAGCGCAGTGAAGCGGCTCTCAAGTATCTTGCCCTGCGCGATGCCCTCACCGGCATACCCAACCGGCGCGCCATTCTGGAAGAGCTTGAGCGTGAAGTGGAGCGTGCGCGGCGGACTGACACCAGACTGGCCATCGTCATCATTGACCTGGATCACTTCAAGAGCATCAACGACCAGCACGGACACCTGGCTGGCGACGAGGTGTTGCGGCATTGCGTTGAGCAAATGAAAAAAAGACTGCGGCAGACCGACAGTCTGGGCCGCTACGGCGGAGAAGAGTTCCTGCTGCTGATGCCCGGCGCCACCGTGGAGGGTGCCATGACAGCGGTAGAAGATCTGCGCCAGGCCATTTCAGACAACCCCACGCTGTTTGGCCAGCAATGCATCCCCCAGAGCTTCAGCGCTGGCGTCTGGGTCGGTGTGCCAAGCGCCACAGATGATGGCAACAGCCTGATCGCTCAGGCAGATGCCGCGCTGTATGAATGCAAAGCGACAGGACGAAATACAGTGCGATTGGCTGGTGGCAAGCTGGTTGATGCAAGCGCTACTGCGGCTGTTACTACGTAA